A genomic segment from Desulfurella amilsii encodes:
- a CDS encoding NAD-binding protein: MKVVNFLLKLRSILYTDKVSSYIFSLFMRLILFVSIISIMVYKGAKILEYQTIRPFFTIIEIFTISVIIIEFIINYATFIAVLIKKKEFSFKAFLNQFINTLFLANIIAMIPFYILPYPYTLLVVLARLLQFGRFSKKIQELLDVIKNSFYELTWFFTIFAFFLFVSSISIYIAESPYNPAFRSLFNAVWWSIVTATTVGYGDIVPITKTGKIIASFLMIFGIISIAMLTGIITSAFTRKIIESKLNKEATMQKKINELLNHYIICGFGKITSLVAEALKSNNQDFVIIEKDKDKANDAIDHGYLAVNADAADETVLMQTGIMRAKGIAILTNSDAENLYILMSAKELNKDIFAIARVNARENEEEAIKRFKRLGATTISPYHASATRVARMILAPHAADALFSIAGSREAIEIDEIGIPKGGIYDGKMIKQTNIRSTYNLMIIALAQEVFNPNEQKIEKKLKFNPSGDDIIDADTILICVGLSQDLQRFKKDIGST, from the coding sequence ATGAAAGTGGTCAATTTTTTGCTAAAGCTTAGAAGTATACTGTATACAGATAAAGTTTCATCGTATATTTTCAGCTTGTTTATGCGGCTTATTTTATTTGTTTCAATTATTTCCATAATGGTGTATAAAGGCGCAAAGATTCTTGAGTACCAAACAATAAGGCCCTTTTTTACAATAATAGAAATTTTTACTATTTCTGTAATAATTATTGAGTTTATTATCAATTATGCTACTTTCATTGCTGTATTGATAAAAAAGAAAGAATTCAGCTTTAAGGCTTTTTTAAATCAATTTATCAATACGTTATTTTTGGCTAATATTATAGCTATGATACCTTTTTACATATTGCCGTACCCTTATACATTGCTTGTTGTACTTGCAAGACTATTGCAGTTTGGCCGGTTTAGTAAAAAGATACAGGAACTTTTAGATGTTATAAAAAACAGTTTTTATGAGCTAACCTGGTTTTTTACTATTTTTGCATTTTTTTTGTTTGTATCATCAATTAGCATATATATTGCAGAAAGTCCTTACAACCCTGCCTTTAGGTCTTTGTTTAATGCTGTTTGGTGGTCTATTGTTACAGCCACAACAGTAGGCTACGGCGATATAGTGCCCATAACCAAAACAGGAAAAATTATAGCATCTTTTTTGATGATATTTGGCATTATAAGCATTGCAATGTTGACCGGTATTATTACATCTGCTTTTACGCGTAAGATTATAGAGTCAAAATTAAACAAGGAGGCTACCATGCAAAAAAAAATAAACGAGCTTTTAAACCACTATATTATTTGTGGATTTGGCAAAATTACAAGTCTTGTAGCTGAAGCACTGAAATCAAACAATCAGGACTTTGTTATAATAGAAAAGGATAAAGACAAGGCAAACGATGCTATAGATCATGGATATTTAGCTGTCAATGCCGACGCAGCAGATGAAACGGTGCTTATGCAAACAGGCATTATGCGCGCAAAAGGCATTGCAATTTTAACGAACTCTGATGCTGAAAACCTATATATTTTAATGAGCGCAAAAGAACTCAATAAAGATATCTTTGCTATAGCACGTGTAAATGCCAGAGAAAACGAAGAAGAAGCGATAAAAAGATTTAAAAGGCTTGGTGCAACAACGATTTCCCCATACCACGCATCAGCTACAAGGGTAGCTAGAATGATTTTAGCCCCGCACGCAGCAGATGCGCTTTTTAGTATTGCTGGCTCAAGGGAAGCTATAGAAATTGATGAGATCGGGATACCAAAAGGCGGTATTTATGACGGTAAGATGATAAAGCAAACCAACATAAGATCCACCTACAATCTTATGATTATAGCTTTAGCACAAGAGGTATTTAATCCAAACGAGCAAAAAATAGAAAAGAAGCTTAAGTTTAACCCAAGTGGAGATGATATCATTGATGCAGACACCATATTAATTTGCGTTGGGCTGAGTCAAGATTTGCAAAGATTCAAAAAGGACATAGGGTCAACTTGA
- a CDS encoding MBL fold metallo-hydrolase, which yields MEIIDLNFQNTPHTIASFLIDAVEPILVETGPDSTFKNLIIKLKALGLNQQDIKHVLITHIHLDHSGAAWHFAQSKAKIYVHPKGKKHLIDPSHLVSSAQIVYKDKLKSLFGNVEPINKDNVIEVDDEKEINICGTKVLPIYTKGHANHHACFLINEYMFVGDAGGIRILDGPIMPPTPPPDINLKEWMLSIEKLKQYDAPFICPTHFGCFTNFNHFDELASHIMQYKIFIQNSQDYNQFLKFIDTFFSDEQIRQLYKIANPDEMNFEGLLRYFKSFEN from the coding sequence ATGGAAATTATTGATTTGAATTTTCAAAACACACCGCATACCATAGCTAGCTTTCTAATAGATGCTGTAGAGCCAATACTTGTTGAAACTGGTCCAGATTCAACATTTAAAAATCTTATTATAAAGCTAAAAGCACTTGGGTTAAACCAACAAGACATAAAACATGTACTGATCACACACATCCACTTAGACCACTCTGGTGCCGCATGGCACTTTGCCCAAAGTAAAGCTAAAATCTATGTTCACCCAAAAGGCAAAAAACACCTGATTGATCCATCACACCTTGTTTCTTCTGCCCAAATTGTTTATAAAGATAAATTAAAATCGTTATTTGGTAATGTAGAGCCTATTAATAAAGATAACGTAATCGAAGTGGATGATGAAAAAGAAATTAACATCTGTGGCACGAAGGTTTTGCCCATATATACAAAAGGGCATGCCAATCACCATGCGTGCTTTTTAATAAATGAGTATATGTTTGTTGGGGATGCTGGTGGTATTCGCATACTGGATGGGCCTATTATGCCACCAACCCCACCGCCTGATATAAACTTAAAAGAATGGATGCTGTCTATTGAAAAGCTAAAGCAATACGATGCCCCTTTTATATGCCCAACCCATTTTGGATGTTTTACAAACTTCAACCATTTTGATGAGTTAGCATCACATATCATGCAGTATAAAATATTTATCCAAAACAGCCAAGATTACAACCAGTTTTTAAAGTTTATCGATACGTTTTTTTCTGATGAGCAGATAAGACAATTGTACAAAATAGCAAACCCAGATGAGATGAATTTTGAAGGCTTATTGCGATACTTCAAGAGTTTTGAAAATTAG
- a CDS encoding Mrp/NBP35 family ATP-binding protein translates to MIDKIKEELGKVFYPGKTNSVIKEGVIGNISIDDGVASIELLMKEDNANAIQILQKSIPSAIKNIEGVKDVNLIINLPKHDQEPPKLQHIRYILATTSGKGGVGKSTVSVNLAISLSKFGYKVGLLDADIYGPNIPRMMGIEGVPVALDPKNKDKILPIVKYGVKIISIGSMIPKDAAVIWRGPLINQVIKQFLNDVTWDELDFLIVDLPPGTGDAQLTLAQEAKVSGGVIVTTPQTVALDDAAKAYDFFVKLKVPVVGVIENMSYFVCPKCGYKADIFSHGGGKTFAQKVKIPFLGEIPIDIQIREGGDEGSPVSVSNPDSVVAKAFADAARSIIETLKNA, encoded by the coding sequence ATGATAGATAAAATAAAAGAGGAGCTTGGCAAGGTTTTTTATCCGGGCAAGACAAACAGCGTTATAAAAGAAGGCGTAATTGGCAATATTTCCATAGATGACGGTGTTGCTAGTATTGAGTTACTAATGAAAGAAGATAACGCAAATGCCATACAAATACTGCAAAAAAGCATACCTAGTGCTATAAAAAACATTGAAGGCGTAAAAGATGTAAATTTGATTATCAATTTGCCCAAACACGACCAAGAACCGCCAAAATTGCAGCATATTCGCTACATTTTAGCCACCACAAGTGGCAAAGGTGGCGTGGGCAAATCTACGGTAAGTGTAAATCTGGCAATCAGTCTATCCAAGTTTGGCTACAAAGTAGGGCTACTTGATGCTGATATTTATGGACCAAATATTCCACGCATGATGGGTATAGAAGGTGTACCTGTAGCGCTTGATCCAAAAAATAAAGATAAAATTTTGCCGATTGTAAAGTACGGCGTAAAGATTATCTCAATAGGTAGCATGATACCTAAAGATGCAGCTGTAATCTGGAGAGGTCCACTGATAAATCAGGTAATAAAGCAGTTTTTAAACGATGTTACATGGGATGAGCTGGATTTTTTAATTGTTGATTTACCCCCTGGCACAGGGGATGCCCAATTAACACTTGCTCAAGAAGCAAAAGTAAGCGGTGGTGTAATTGTTACAACGCCACAAACTGTAGCATTAGACGATGCGGCAAAAGCGTATGATTTTTTTGTTAAGCTTAAAGTACCTGTTGTAGGTGTTATTGAAAACATGAGCTACTTTGTGTGTCCAAAATGTGGCTATAAGGCAGATATCTTTTCTCACGGCGGTGGTAAAACTTTTGCCCAAAAGGTCAAAATACCGTTTTTAGGTGAAATACCAATAGACATTCAGATAAGAGAAGGCGGTGATGAGGGTAGTCCTGTTAGTGTATCAAATCCTGACTCTGTTGTAGCAAAAGCCTTTGCAGACGCGGCAAGAAGTATAATAGAAACTCTAAAAAATGCATGA
- the ahcY gene encoding adenosylhomocysteinase, with amino-acid sequence MMFDVKDLSLADKGKQRIEWASQSMPVLGLIREEFSKTKPFTGITIGACLHVTTETANLMITLKEGGANVVLCASNPLSTQDDVAASLVTHYNIPTFAIKGEDNNTYYKHISAVLDCKPNITMDDGADLVSSIHSKRKDLAQNILGSTEETTTGVIRLKSMEREGVLLFPVVAVNDADTKHLFDNRYGTGQSTIDGIIRATNRMIAGNVFVVAGYGWCGKGLALRARGMGASVIVCEVDPIKALEAVMDGYRVMPMSEAAKIGDFFCTVTGDINVIRLEHFEVMKEGAIVANSGHFDVEIDVKSLEEMAIQKRNIRDYVCEYTLKNTKVYVLAQGRLVNLSAAEGHPSAVMDMSFANQALSAKFIVDNKGILNKKVYKIPADIDNRIAALKLKAMGVTYDSLTQEQIKYLKSWSFGT; translated from the coding sequence ATAATGTTTGATGTAAAAGATCTTTCTTTGGCGGACAAAGGTAAACAGCGCATAGAGTGGGCAAGTCAATCAATGCCCGTGCTTGGTTTAATTCGGGAAGAATTTAGTAAAACAAAGCCATTTACTGGTATAACAATAGGTGCTTGCCTGCATGTTACAACAGAAACTGCCAATCTTATGATTACGCTAAAAGAAGGTGGTGCAAATGTTGTACTATGTGCTTCAAACCCACTTTCTACACAAGACGATGTAGCAGCAAGCTTAGTTACACATTACAATATACCAACATTTGCTATAAAAGGTGAGGACAATAATACTTACTACAAACACATAAGTGCCGTTTTGGATTGCAAACCTAATATTACAATGGACGATGGGGCTGATTTGGTTTCAAGCATACATTCAAAAAGAAAAGATTTGGCCCAAAATATTTTGGGCTCAACAGAAGAAACCACAACAGGTGTCATACGACTAAAGAGTATGGAGCGTGAAGGCGTTTTACTGTTTCCTGTTGTCGCCGTCAATGATGCAGACACAAAGCACCTATTTGATAATCGCTACGGTACAGGCCAATCTACAATTGATGGCATCATCAGAGCTACAAATAGAATGATTGCAGGTAATGTTTTTGTGGTAGCAGGCTATGGTTGGTGTGGAAAAGGCTTGGCTTTGCGTGCAAGAGGGATGGGGGCAAGTGTTATTGTTTGCGAGGTTGATCCAATAAAGGCGCTTGAGGCTGTAATGGATGGCTACAGAGTCATGCCAATGTCAGAGGCTGCGAAAATAGGTGACTTTTTCTGCACAGTTACAGGAGATATCAATGTCATAAGGCTTGAGCATTTTGAGGTAATGAAAGAGGGTGCAATAGTTGCAAATTCTGGACATTTTGATGTAGAAATTGATGTAAAAAGCTTAGAAGAAATGGCTATTCAAAAGCGCAACATCAGAGATTATGTATGTGAGTACACGCTAAAAAATACAAAAGTTTATGTACTGGCTCAAGGCAGACTTGTTAATTTATCTGCAGCCGAAGGCCACCCAAGCGCTGTAATGGATATGAGCTTTGCAAACCAGGCGCTAAGCGCAAAGTTTATTGTGGATAATAAGGGTATTTTAAATAAAAAAGTCTATAAGATACCAGCCGATATAGACAATCGTATTGCCGCTTTAAAACTCAAAGCTATGGGTGTTACATATGACTCTCTAACCCAAGAGCAGATTAAATATCTAAAAAGCTGGTCTTTTGGCACCTAA
- the metK gene encoding methionine adenosyltransferase has translation MKNSFYFTSESVTEGHPDKLADQISDAILDAIIEKDKNCRVACETLLTTGLVLCAGEITTESYVEIPDVVRDTIKEIGYVNADYGLDYKSCAVITSIHRQSPDIAIGVTKKSGRVGAGDQGMMFGYACNETAEFMPLTLTLSHKLARRLADVRKQGILPYLRPDGKTQVTVRYEDGVPTKVTAVVVSAQHEPYVELERFRKDIVESVIEHVIPKDLWDKDISFYINPTGRFVIGGPQGDTGLTGRKIIVDTYGGAAPHGGGAFSGKDPTKVDRSASYMARYIAKNIVASNMAQKCLVQFAYAIGVEEPVSVMVQTYSTSKLPESEIQKAILENLDLTPKGIIDTLDLLRPIYKKTASYGHFGRKEKEFSWEKTDLVEKFKRYM, from the coding sequence ATGAAAAATTCGTTTTATTTCACGTCAGAATCAGTGACAGAAGGTCACCCAGACAAATTGGCAGATCAAATATCAGACGCAATTTTAGATGCTATTATTGAAAAAGACAAAAATTGCAGGGTTGCTTGCGAAACGCTCTTAACTACTGGTTTGGTGCTGTGCGCGGGCGAGATAACAACGGAAAGCTATGTAGAAATACCCGATGTAGTGCGCGATACTATTAAAGAAATAGGCTATGTTAACGCAGATTACGGTTTGGATTATAAATCCTGCGCTGTAATTACATCAATTCACAGACAATCGCCTGATATTGCAATTGGCGTTACAAAGAAAAGCGGTAGAGTTGGTGCAGGCGATCAGGGTATGATGTTTGGGTATGCGTGTAATGAAACAGCTGAGTTTATGCCATTGACACTTACCCTTTCCCATAAGCTAGCAAGAAGGTTAGCTGATGTAAGAAAACAAGGAATCTTGCCATACTTAAGGCCAGATGGCAAAACACAGGTAACTGTGCGTTATGAAGATGGTGTTCCAACAAAAGTTACTGCTGTTGTAGTGTCTGCCCAGCATGAGCCCTATGTAGAGCTTGAGCGATTTAGAAAAGATATTGTAGAAAGCGTTATTGAGCATGTTATACCAAAAGATCTGTGGGACAAAGACATAAGTTTTTATATAAACCCAACGGGCAGATTTGTTATTGGTGGTCCTCAAGGCGATACAGGCCTTACAGGAAGAAAGATTATTGTTGATACATATGGTGGCGCAGCGCCGCATGGTGGTGGTGCTTTTAGTGGCAAAGACCCGACGAAAGTTGACAGAAGTGCCTCATATATGGCGCGCTACATTGCAAAAAATATCGTGGCAAGCAATATGGCTCAAAAGTGTTTGGTGCAGTTTGCATATGCAATAGGTGTTGAAGAACCGGTAAGCGTTATGGTTCAAACCTACAGCACAAGTAAGCTGCCAGAATCTGAAATCCAAAAAGCAATCTTAGAAAATCTCGATTTAACGCCAAAGGGTATTATTGACACGCTGGATTTATTGCGCCCAATATACAAGAAAACTGCAAGCTACGGTCATTTTGGAAGGAAAGAAAAGGAATTTAGCTGGGAAAAAACCGATCTAGTAGAAAAATTTAAGAGATACATGTGA
- the ffh gene encoding signal recognition particle protein encodes MFEDLEAKLANALKKIKGQALITEQDALEVLKNIKFALLEADVNYKVVKEIEQELKEKLVGKQIEKNLTPFQTIVDTVHKELTQVLGAESSTFVINSKPFIVMLVGIQGSGKTTTCAKLARLLKSKGRQALLVACDIYRPAAVKQLQTLGKQLDIPVFSKENTKPQDIALESLEYAKSNGRDIVIIDTAGRLQIDEQLMQELVVMKNTVQPNEILLVVDSMIGQEAVNIAKKFNDDIGISGLIFTKMDADARGGALLSIKRIVGKPIKFIGVGEKISDLEQFYPDRIASRILGMGDILTLIEQAKNQTDEQEQKQLQKKLKKNQFTLDDFLGQLKKIQKMGSIASIIKMIPGLNKVKLTNTDDFEVELKKITAIIQSMTKKEKENYKIIDANRKRRIAKGSGTDVQSVNKLLKQFEEMNKMMKGLDKNKALHIMKNLGRM; translated from the coding sequence ATGTTTGAGGATTTAGAAGCAAAATTAGCAAATGCATTAAAAAAAATTAAAGGTCAAGCTCTTATTACAGAACAAGACGCGCTTGAAGTTCTTAAAAACATAAAATTTGCACTACTTGAAGCCGATGTAAATTATAAAGTTGTAAAAGAAATTGAACAAGAATTAAAAGAAAAACTCGTTGGTAAGCAAATTGAAAAAAACCTAACACCGTTTCAAACCATTGTAGATACTGTACACAAAGAACTAACGCAAGTGCTAGGCGCTGAAAGCTCAACTTTTGTTATAAACTCTAAACCTTTTATTGTAATGCTTGTTGGCATACAAGGAAGTGGAAAAACCACAACATGTGCAAAACTTGCCAGACTTCTTAAAAGCAAAGGCAGACAGGCTTTGCTTGTTGCTTGCGATATCTACAGACCAGCTGCGGTTAAGCAGCTACAAACGCTTGGCAAGCAACTAGACATTCCTGTATTCTCAAAAGAAAACACAAAACCGCAAGACATTGCGCTTGAGAGTCTAGAATATGCTAAGTCAAACGGTCGCGATATAGTTATTATTGATACAGCAGGAAGACTTCAAATAGATGAACAACTGATGCAAGAGTTAGTTGTAATGAAAAATACAGTGCAGCCAAATGAAATTTTACTTGTAGTAGATAGTATGATTGGCCAAGAAGCAGTAAATATTGCAAAAAAATTCAACGATGATATAGGTATAAGCGGTCTAATCTTTACCAAAATGGATGCAGACGCAAGGGGTGGTGCACTTTTATCCATTAAACGCATTGTGGGAAAACCCATTAAATTTATTGGCGTTGGCGAAAAAATATCAGATTTAGAACAGTTTTACCCAGATCGTATCGCTTCTAGGATACTGGGCATGGGCGATATCTTAACGCTTATTGAACAGGCAAAAAACCAAACAGACGAACAAGAGCAAAAACAACTTCAAAAAAAACTCAAAAAAAATCAATTTACACTGGATGACTTTTTAGGCCAGCTAAAAAAGATCCAAAAAATGGGTTCAATTGCTAGTATCATAAAAATGATACCGGGTTTAAACAAGGTAAAACTTACAAATACAGATGATTTTGAAGTAGAACTGAAAAAAATAACGGCTATTATCCAATCAATGACTAAAAAAGAAAAAGAAAATTATAAAATCATAGATGCCAACAGAAAAAGACGCATAGCAAAAGGCAGCGGCACCGATGTGCAAAGTGTTAACAAATTACTTAAACAATTCGAAGAAATGAACAAAATGATGAAAGGCCTTGATAAAAATAAAGCTTTGCATATAATGAAAAATCTTGGTAGAATGTAA
- the rpsP gene encoding 30S ribosomal protein S16: MVVVRLTRLGRKKRAFFRIVCMDSRKKRDGSALDILGYYDPLKSEDKVKLDTERYNTWIQKGAKPTMAVENLVKTLKG, encoded by the coding sequence GTGGTAGTTGTAAGGTTGACCCGGCTTGGCAGAAAGAAACGAGCATTCTTTAGAATCGTATGTATGGACTCACGAAAAAAAAGAGATGGCAGTGCTTTGGATATTTTAGGATACTACGACCCACTAAAATCCGAAGACAAAGTTAAATTAGATACTGAAAGGTACAATACCTGGATTCAAAAAGGCGCAAAACCTACGATGGCAGTTGAAAATTTAGTAAAAACACTAAAGGGGTGA
- a CDS encoding KH domain-containing protein — MKDLISCIAKRLVDNPDKVEIKQIDGEKTTVIELRVDHSDLGKVIGKQGKTARAMRTLLNAVSTKMGKKAVLEILE; from the coding sequence ATGAAAGATTTAATTTCATGCATTGCAAAACGATTAGTTGATAATCCAGATAAGGTGGAAATAAAACAAATTGACGGCGAAAAAACAACGGTTATTGAGCTTAGAGTTGACCACTCAGACCTCGGTAAAGTAATCGGAAAGCAAGGCAAAACAGCCCGTGCTATGAGAACACTGCTAAACGCAGTTTCTACAAAAATGGGTAAAAAGGCGGTTTTAGAAATTCTAGAATAA
- the trmD gene encoding tRNA (guanosine(37)-N1)-methyltransferase TrmD translates to MKIYLLSIYPKVFESIFDDGILKKAKRSQLAKFEFVNIRDFTTDKHKTVDDCVYGGGPGMLLKPEPIYKAIDSIKSKDKNVFTIVLTPEGNLFTQQKAKEYSKKESIAFICGRYEGFDERVKLLADEKISIGQFIISRGELAASVIVDAIVRLLPEVLGNQESLKEESFEDGFVEYPQYTRPAEFRGLRVPSVLLSGNHTIIKKWRKENSLKITREVYDG, encoded by the coding sequence ATGAAGATCTACTTGTTGAGTATTTATCCCAAAGTTTTTGAGTCTATATTTGATGATGGCATACTGAAAAAAGCTAAGAGGTCACAATTGGCAAAATTTGAGTTTGTCAATATTAGAGATTTTACTACAGATAAACACAAGACAGTTGATGATTGCGTATATGGTGGCGGGCCTGGTATGCTCTTAAAGCCAGAACCTATCTACAAGGCCATTGATAGTATAAAATCGAAAGATAAAAATGTGTTTACAATTGTATTGACACCAGAGGGTAATTTATTCACTCAGCAAAAAGCCAAAGAATACAGTAAAAAAGAATCTATAGCTTTCATTTGTGGCAGATATGAAGGATTTGATGAAAGAGTTAAGTTGCTGGCTGATGAGAAGATATCCATTGGTCAGTTTATAATAAGTAGAGGCGAATTAGCCGCGAGTGTTATAGTGGATGCCATAGTTAGACTTTTACCTGAGGTTCTTGGTAATCAAGAATCCCTAAAAGAAGAAAGCTTTGAAGACGGTTTTGTTGAATATCCACAGTATACAAGACCAGCGGAGTTTAGAGGCCTAAGGGTTCCAAGTGTATTGCTTTCTGGGAATCACACTATAATAAAAAAATGGCGCAAAGAAAATTCACTAAAAATAACAAGAGAGGTTTATGATGGATAA
- the rplS gene encoding 50S ribosomal protein L19, with amino-acid sequence MDKLRAFEEELTKQKEVPNLESGDTVNVHIKITEGKRERIQVFSGVIISRRGSGINKTFTVRKDSYGVGVEKIFPLYSPSIEKIEIVSRGVVRRAKLYYLRERRGKSARIKKKIT; translated from the coding sequence ATGGATAAATTAAGAGCATTTGAAGAGGAATTAACAAAGCAGAAAGAAGTGCCAAACCTAGAGTCAGGTGACACGGTAAATGTGCATATTAAAATCACGGAAGGCAAAAGGGAAAGAATCCAGGTTTTTAGCGGTGTAATTATATCAAGGAGAGGTTCTGGTATAAACAAAACATTCACAGTAAGAAAAGACTCATATGGTGTGGGCGTTGAGAAAATATTTCCTCTTTACTCTCCAAGTATTGAAAAAATAGAAATTGTATCACGCGGTGTAGTAAGAAGGGCAAAACTATACTACCTAAGAGAAAGAAGAGGTAAATCTGCAAGAATCAAAAAGAAAATTACTTAA